One segment of Rosa chinensis cultivar Old Blush chromosome 6, RchiOBHm-V2, whole genome shotgun sequence DNA contains the following:
- the LOC112173317 gene encoding autophagy-related protein 2 isoform X3: protein MWNIAKSAEAMFSRWAVKRVCKFVLKKKLGQFILGDIDVDQLDVQFADGTIQLSDLALNVDFLNQKIGAAASMMIKEGSIGSLLVRMPWKGNGCEVEVDELELVLAPCAEKNSPATAESGNQNQDSSNPGKFDADMPDNATKSASRDVHEGVKTIAKMVKWLLTSFHVRIKRLIVAFDPCLEKNGKTSGCCSTLVLRIAETECGTGVSEDTNQNADARTENFLGNSQLTTFVKFQGAVLELLQMDDVDNQKCIPCVTERTFGELFSGGRPPGVTTPIMIGKRGGFSGNLKLSIPWKNGSLDIGKVDADAFIEPVELRFQPSTIKWLLLAWEVCKSMERDRSNHMPTDSIFLDSASHFASPISACSTTDKVTPVRGSLPTESASLTLQESLTEGLLPGSRVISDWVPFYMNNNRSHGMEELDFGASVDQFFECFDGMRSSQSALGSSGMWNWTCSVVSAITAVSSLASGSLHVAPEQQPVETNLKATLAGISVVFPFQDENQNHLCDTKGDLGSSSDVLYLCVECRDILLVMQVSSRHMRFEGTMDYIEVANYSSHKDGTLELGLQGCSNKVKSQTSSIQHLQADVQSVLPLHASSYYSAESNGLAAEGFPFGYRDDLVRITLLKTSGVTYCQCTVRSSSSDGSSTGPTSFSLKLPHFVFWVDFSLLNILLELLKEIGKTVEVNDQAEFSSEASNKIHGSSHRDLRRASSCVTTLSSTDSVRGDIFIPNARIILCLRSNGGETVRSFSSWDQFVALEFTSPSTCDKGMIQDHGPTFDASSEKRYSSTVTRSLQLNVGDLDVFLVSPRSKDNAEIRSGKMQRLTLTAQKVMSVSNRKGSLSVISMLWQEGYVTGPWIAKKAKCLATFEESRSISKFVGKDHEFASVSTVKDLKDLSSQTRQEIILSSAFFLHVCLPAVTIKLDNPQYKELCHFLDQVMNDISGVDLDSINDKEESSMPQTSILVDCDSVEILINLDVKETVPGSMQSELPGTWNRLRLKVQKLEMLSVSNIGGIPGATFFWLAHGEGKLWGSITSILDQEFLLITCSNSTMKRGDGGGSNALSSIFAGSDIVHLWDPTGFHGSTSITVRCATIVAVGGRLDWPDALCSFFIFPSEIEQAEDKCNQKDDAPRGSSFVLNLVDIGLSYEPYQKNMVVRSEDSGSSCSSVKETCEEYVSCLLAASSLNLSTSTMGDSTEMNYKIRVRDLGLLLRVMLKPEDIGGTYSAEHLHKIGYVKVAREALVEANLRTNCKNGLLWEVECSKSHIFVETCHDTMSSLIRLAAQIQQLFAPDLEESIVHLQTRWNKFQQEQERRGLADEIRIFDSESPTAQLHTSGLVTEREPQLVGLMDEISEDAFRDNNHTYQYDSSESQIGISSDEDLGEACYSRIGTPDIFLPGTSYDGSVPSVESESSQTSFLQEGNVLELIEGYCLSELRRPLSELSVGRQSSQEIVKSQSKNARFGDGSRENHGWYGTSVKILENHIPETSESSKEQFVEDKLPSTGSTNCNDLGKVIGRVLLKNIDVRWRMLAGSDWHDSRATGQRSGDFTGRDATVCLEFSLCGMEFQYDVFPVGGICVSKLSLSVQDFYLYDKSKDAPWKLVLGHYHSKDHPRKSSSKGFKLDLEAVRPDPLTPLEEYRLRVAFLPMLLHLHQCQLDFLIGFFGAKSSSVDQSSGCYQDPDGSKVLPTKSNNLAGHAIAEEAFLPYFQKFDIWPILVRVDYSPRRVDLAALRGGKYVELVNIVPWKGVELQLKRVHAVGIYGWGTVCETIIGEWLEDISQNQIHKILQGLPTIRSLVAVGAGAAKLVSLPVEHYRKDKRVVKGMQRGTIAFLRSISLEAVGLGVHLAAGAHDILLQAEYLLTSIPPSVPWSTPHRVKSSARSNQPKDAQQGIHQAYESLSDGLGKSASALVRTPLKKYQRGAGAGSALASAVRAVPAAAIAPASACASAVHCALLGFRNRFIKWCCSPWGIEEDQ from the exons ATGTGGAACATCGCGAAGTCGGCGGAGGCGATGTTCTCGCGGTGGGCCGTCAAGCGGGTCTGTAAGTTCgtgttgaagaagaagctggGCCAGTTCATTCTCGGCGACATCGATGTCGACCAGCTCGACGTTCAGTTCGCCGACGGCACCATTCAGCTCAGCGACCTCGCCCTCAACGTCGATTTTCTTAACCAGAAG ATTGGTGCAGCAGCATCAATGATGATAAAAGAAGGATCTATTGGTTCACTATTAGTTAGGATGCCTTGGAAGGGTAACGGTTGTGAGGTTGAAGTGGATGAGCTTGAGCTTGTGCTAGCTCCATGTGCAGAGAAGAATTCTCCAGCTACAGCTGAAAGCGGTAACCAGAACCAAGATAGTAGTAACCCCGGGAAGTTTGATGCTGATATGCCGGACAATGCCACAAAATCTGCTTCCAGGGATGTGCATGAAGGTGTTAAAACCATTGCAAAGATGGTAAAGTGGTTGCTTACCAGCTTCCACGTAAGGATAAAAAGGTTGATTGTTGCCTTTGATCCTTGTTTAGAGAAGAACGGAAAGACATCAGGGTGTTGCTCAACCTTGGTTCTTCGAATTGCAGAAACAGAATGTGGAACAGGTGTTTCTGAAGATACTAATCAAAATGCTGATGCAAGAACTGAGAACTTTCTGGGGAATAGTCAACTAACCACCTTTGTCAAGTTTCAAGGAGCAGTACTTGAACTGCTTCAAATGGATGATGTTGATAATCAAAAATGTATTCCATGTGTGACAGAAAGAACATTTGGTGAACTTTTTTCAGGGGGACGTCCTCCAGGTGTTACCACTCCAATCATGATTGGGAAAAGAGGTGGATTTTCAGGGAACTTAAAATTAAGTATTCCTTGGAAGAATGGATCTCTAGACATAGGGAAAGTGGATGCAGATGCTTTTATTGAACCTGTAGAATTAAGATTTCAACCAAGCACCATCAAATGGCTTTTACTTGCTTGGGAAGTATGCAAAAGTATGGAGAGGGATCGGAGCAATCATATGCCAACTGATTCTATTTTCCTTGATTCAGCATCTCACTTTGCTTCACCAATATCTGCTTGTTCTACAACAGATAAGGTGACGCCAGTTCGTGGTAGTTTGCCCACCGAGTCCGCTTCTTTGACACTTCAAGAATCATTAACTGAGGGTCTGCTACCCGGGTCACGTGTTATATCAGATTGGGTACCATTTTATATGAATAATAATAGAAGCCATGGTATGGAAGAACTTGATTTTGGGGCAAG TGTGGACCAGTTTTTTGAATGCTTTGATGGAATGAGAAGTTCCCAGTCAGCATTAGGAAGTAGTGGAATGTGGAATTGGACATGTTCTGTTGTCAGTGCTATCACAGCTGTATCCAGCCTTGCTTCTGGATCTTTGCATGTTGCCCCTG AACAGCAGCCAGTTGAAACCAATCTTAAAGCAACTTTAGCTGGGATTTCTGTTGTATTTCCATTCCAAGATGAAAACCAGAATCATTTGTGTGATACAAAGGGTGATTTAGGTTCTAGTTCAGATGTTCTATACCTATGTGTAGAATGCCGAGATATCCTTCTTGTTATGCAG GTGTCTTCTCGGCATATGAGGTTTGAAGGAACAATGGACTATATTGAGGTTGCCAATTACTCAAGTCATAAAGACGGTACCTTGGAGTTGGGTTTGCAAGGGTGTAGCAACAAGGTTAAAAGCCAAACTTCTTCAATTCAACATCTTCAAGCCGATGTTCAAAGTGTTCTTCCTTTGCATGCCTCATCTTATTATTCGGCTGAATCAAATGGTTTAGCTGCTGAAGGTTTTCCATTTGGATATAGGGATGATTTAGTCAGAATTACATTGCTTAAAACTTCAGGTGTCACTTATTGTCAATGTACTGTCAGGTCTAGTTCATCTGATGGGAGTTCAACTGGGCCTACATCATTTTCACTGAAACTGCCACACTTTGTTTTCTGGGTGGACTTCTCTTTGCTAAATATTCTATTAGAACTGTTGAAGGAAATTGGAAAGACTGTTGAAGTGAATGACCAGGCCGAGTTTTCTTCGGAGGCCTCTAATAAGATCCATGGATCATCTCATAGGGATCTTAGAAGAGCTTCTAGTTGTGTTACAACCTTGTCTTCAACAGATAGTGTGCGAGGTGATATATTTATCCCTAATGCACGGATAATTCTTTGTTTACGTTCCAATGGTGGTGAAACTGTTAGAAGCTTCTCCTCCTGGGATCAATTTGTTGCTCTGGAATTTACTTCACCTTCGACTTGTGACAAAGGCATGATTCAAGACCATGGTCCTACCTTTGATGCAAGTTCAGAGAAAAGGTATTCTTCAACTGTCACACGTTCTTTACAGTTGAATGTTGGAGATCTTGATGTTTTCCTGGTCAGTCCTCGAAGTAAAGATAATGCAGAAATCAGATCTGGCAAGATGCAGAGGCTAACACTTACTGCACAAAAAGTAATGTCTGTCAGCAACAGAAAAGGCAGTCTTTCTGTCATTAGTATGCTTTGGCAAGAGGGTTATGTGACTGGTCCTTGGATAGCAAAGAAAGCTAAGTGCCTCGCTACTTTTGAGGAATCAAGGAGCATTTCCAAATTTGTGGGAAAGGATCACGAGTTTGCTTCTGTATCTACTGTGAAAGATCTTAAGGATTTAAGCTCCCAGACACGACAAGAGATTATTTTGAGCTCTGCATTTTTCCTACATGTTTGTCTACCTGCTGTTACAATAAAGTTAGACAATCCTCAATATAAAGAGTTGTGTCATTTTTTGGATCAAGTGATGAATGACATATCTGGTGTGGATCTCGATTCTATCAATGATAAGGAAGAATCTTCCATGCCTCAGACATCTATCCTTGTGGACTGTGATTCTGTTGAAATATTGATTAACTTGGATGTGAAGGAGACTGTCCCAGGCTCAATGCAGAGTGAACTTCCTGGCACGTGGAATCGTCTAAGACTGAAAGTTCAGAAGCTTGAAATGCTATCTGTTTCGAATATTGGAGGTATTCCAGGTGCCACTTTTTTCTGGCTGGCACACGGTGAAGGCAAATTGTGGGGTTCTATCACTAGTATTCTGGATCAGGAGTTTCTTCTGATCACATGTAGCAACTCGACAATGAAACGTGGCGATGGAGGAGGTTCAAATGCATTATCATCGATATTTGCTGGTTCTGATATTGTACATCTGTGGGATCCTACAGGTTTTCATGGTTCTACATCTATAACGGTCAGATGTGCCACAATTGTTGCTGTTGGGGGTCGCTTGGATTGGCCGGATGCACTATGctcctttttcatttttccttcTGAAATTGAACAAGCAGAGGACAAGTGTAATCAAAAGGACGATGCACCTCGTGGATCTTCTTTTGTGCTTAACTTGGTTGATATTGGATTAAGCTATGAACCCTACCAAAAGAATATGGTGGTTAGGAGTGAAGACTCAGGGTCCAGTTGTTCGTCTGTCAAAGAGACATGTGAAGAATATGTTTCTTGTCTTTTGGCTGCATCTTCCTTGAATCTTTCAACTTCAACCATGGGAGATTCCACAGAAATGAATTACAAAATTAGAGTGCGAGATCTTGGGCTTCTTCTCCGTGTAATGTTAAAGCCTGAGGATATTGGTGGCACTTACAGTGCAGAGCATCTTCACAAGATTGGGTATGTTAAAGTTGCAAGGGAGGCACTCGTTGAAGCAAATTTGAGAACTAATTGTAAAAATGGTCTTCTCTGGGAGGTAGAATGTTCAAAGTCCCACATTTTTGTGGAAACATGCCATGACACAATGTCTAGTCTGATTCGTTTGGCTGCTCAAATCCAACAGCTATTTGCTCCTGACCTGGAGGAATCAATTGTGCATTTGCAGACAAGGTGGAATAAATTTCAGCAGGAACAAGAGAGGAGAGGTTTGGCTGATGAAATCAGGATATTCGATAGTGAGTCTCCAACTGCTCAATTACACACGTCTGGTCTAGTTACAGAGAGAGAGCCTCAGTTGGTTGGGTTAATGGATGAGATATCAGAAGATGCATTTCGAGATAATAATCACACCTACCAATATGACTCTTCTGAGTCACAAATTGGTATATCATCTGATGAGGACCTTGGAGAGGCGTGTTACTCACGTATTGGAACTCCTGATATTTTCTTGCCTGGTACATCTTATGATGGGTCAGTGCCATCGGTTGAATCAGAAAGTAGTCAAACATCATTCCTACAAGAAGGTAATGTTTTGGAGTTAATAGAAGGGTATTGTTTATCTGAGTTACGACGACCTCTCTCGGAATTGTCTGTTGGCAGGCAATCATCTCAGGAGATTGTGAAATCCCAGTCCAAGAATGCCAGATTTGGAGATGGGTCAAGAGAAAATCATGGATGGTATGGCACCTCCgtaaaaattttagaaaatcaTATTCCAGAAACGAGTGAAAGTAGTAAGGAACAATTTGTCGAAGACAAGCTTCCTTCTACTGGCAGTACAAATTGCAATGATCTAGGGAAAGTAATTGGACGTGTACTCCTTAAGAACATTGATGTTAGATGGAGAATGCTTGCTGGCTCTGACTGGCATGATTCTAGAGCAACTGGTCAGCGGTCGGGGGATTTTACTGGAAGGGATGCTACCGTATGCCTGGAGTTCTCACTATGTGGGATGGAATTTCAATATGATGTTTTCCCAGTTGGTGGAATATGTGTATCCAAGCTTTCTCTTTCGGTTCAAGACTTTTATCTATATGATAAGAGCAAAGATGCTCCTTGGAAACTG GTGCTAGGACATTATCATTCAAAGGATCATCCTCGGAAATCATCTTCAAAAGGATTCAAGCTGGACTTAGAAGCGGTCAGACCAGATCCTCTGACACCTCTCGAAGAATATAG GTTGCGAGTCGCATTCCTTCCCATGTTGTTACATCTTCACCAGTGCCAGCTTGATTTTCTCATTGGCTTCTTTGGGGCAAAGAGCTCTTCAGTTGATCAGTCTTCAGGTTGTTATCAAGATCCAGATGGTTCAAAAGTGTTGCCAACAAAGAGTAATAATCTTGCAGGGCATGCCATTGCAGAGGAGGCATTTCTTCCTTACTTTCAG AAGTTCGATATATGGCCTATTCTTGTTAGGGTGGACTACAGTCCCAGACGTGTCGATCTGGCAGCATTAAGAGGCGGGAAGTATGTAGAACTTGTAAATATTGTCCCATGGAAG GGGGTCGAGCTACAGCTTAAACGTGTTCATGCCGTTGGTATTTATGGCTGGGGTACTGTATGTGAAACAATTATAGGGGAGTGGTTAGAAGACATCTCTCAAAATCAG ATTCATAAAATATTGCAAGGTCTTCCTACCATTCGATCATTGGTTGCTGTTGGTGCCGGTGCAGCGAAGCTGGTTTCTTTGCCAGTTGAGCACTATAGGAAGGACAAGAGGGTAGTCAAGGGAATGCAAAGAG GTACAATTGCATTTCTTAGAAGTATTTCTCTAGAAGCTGTTGGGCTTGGAGTACATTTAGCAGCTGGGGCTCATGATATTTTGCTCCAAGCTGAATATTTGCTTACAAGCATTCCTCCTTCGGTACCCTGGTCAACACCACATAGAGTAAAATCCAGTGCTAGATCCAATCAACCTAAAGATGCCCAACAAGGAATTCATCAG GCCTATGAAAGTCTCAGTGATGGCTTGGGGAAATCTGCTTCTGCCTTGGTTCGGACGCCCCTGAAAAAATATCAGCGTGGAGCTGGTGCTGGGTCAGCTCTGGCATCTGCTGTTCGGGCAGTCCCTGCAGCTGCTATAGCTCCAGCCTCTGCTTGTGCAAGTGCTGTACATTGTGCTCTTCTTGGCTTCAGAAATAG GTTTATTAAATGGTGCTGCTCCCCCTGGGGTATAGAGGAGGATCAGTAA